The proteins below come from a single Acidobacteriota bacterium genomic window:
- a CDS encoding citrate lyase subunit alpha (citrate-ACP transferase, the alpha subunit catalyzes the formation of (3S)-citryl-CoA from acetyl-CoA and citrate): protein MVNGKPQIPFLGAGKFQPRGRKAGPPIRSNKDYPDNGDKRVPDLETALRKCGLRDGMVISSHHHLRDGDKVALMVLEAAAKIGVKDLMWFPSASFPSQKGAIELMEKGVIHHIEGSMNGPLGDYCTQGKMRGMGVLRSHGGRYQAIQDGEIHIDIAVIAAPTADSFGNADGSHGKSACGSLGFAFADSTYADNVIVVTDNLVPFPCVPWQIQGNNVDHVVEIESIGDPAKIVSGTTQITRSPDRLRIAELVAQFLRAAGIMKNGFSFQAGAGGIALAFVQYLKQMMKDEGVKARFVRGGSTKVLVELLQEGLTDYILDGQTFDLDGVRSMANDPRHVATSPFTSYNYHGKGNFASLVDAVILGATEVDIHFNANVVTHSDGRLLHGIGGWQNCLFSGCTILAVPSFRDRIPVIVDQVTTLTGPGEMIDVIVTELGIAINPKRQDLIDAVKGSKLPIRPLQDIKAEVEGICGRPAKPKLGDRPCAVVKWVDGTILDTIWQVG from the coding sequence ATGGTGAACGGCAAGCCGCAGATCCCATTTCTTGGTGCGGGAAAGTTTCAGCCGCGTGGACGCAAGGCCGGCCCACCCATCCGCTCCAACAAAGATTATCCCGACAACGGGGACAAGCGCGTTCCCGATCTGGAAACTGCATTGCGAAAATGCGGGCTGCGCGACGGCATGGTTATCTCGAGCCACCATCATCTACGCGACGGCGACAAGGTGGCGCTGATGGTGCTTGAAGCTGCCGCGAAAATTGGCGTTAAGGATCTGATGTGGTTCCCGAGCGCGTCGTTTCCGTCGCAGAAAGGCGCGATCGAACTGATGGAGAAGGGTGTCATCCATCACATCGAAGGTTCGATGAACGGGCCGCTCGGGGACTATTGCACGCAGGGCAAAATGCGCGGCATGGGTGTGCTCCGCTCGCATGGCGGCCGCTACCAGGCGATTCAGGACGGAGAGATTCACATTGATATTGCCGTGATCGCCGCACCCACCGCCGACAGTTTCGGCAACGCCGATGGCTCGCATGGCAAGTCAGCCTGTGGATCGCTCGGATTTGCGTTCGCCGATTCCACGTATGCAGACAACGTAATCGTCGTCACCGACAACCTCGTGCCATTCCCGTGCGTGCCCTGGCAGATTCAAGGGAACAACGTGGATCATGTAGTGGAAATCGAATCCATCGGCGACCCGGCCAAGATCGTCTCCGGCACAACGCAGATCACTCGTTCGCCGGACCGCTTGCGCATCGCCGAACTGGTCGCACAATTTCTCCGTGCCGCCGGCATCATGAAGAATGGATTTTCGTTTCAGGCAGGCGCAGGCGGCATCGCCCTCGCGTTCGTGCAGTACCTGAAGCAGATGATGAAGGACGAGGGCGTGAAAGCGCGCTTCGTGCGGGGCGGATCCACGAAAGTTCTGGTCGAACTTCTGCAGGAGGGCTTGACCGACTACATTCTCGACGGTCAGACGTTCGATCTCGACGGCGTCAGGTCGATGGCGAACGATCCGCGCCACGTCGCGACTTCCCCTTTCACTTCTTACAACTATCACGGCAAAGGGAATTTCGCTTCACTCGTGGACGCCGTTATTCTCGGCGCCACCGAAGTCGACATTCATTTCAACGCCAACGTCGTCACCCATTCAGACGGACGTTTGCTCCACGGCATCGGCGGCTGGCAGAATTGCCTGTTCTCTGGTTGCACGATTCTGGCGGTACCGTCATTCCGCGATCGCATTCCGGTGATCGTCGATCAGGTCACAACTTTGACAGGGCCGGGAGAAATGATCGACGTGATCGTCACCGAGCTTGGCATCGCGATCAATCCCAAACGGCAGGACTTGATCGATGCAGTAAAGGGTTCCAAGCTGCCGATTCGCCCGTTGCAGGACATTAAGGCAGAAGTGGAAGGCATCTGCGGCAGGCCCGCGAAGCCGAAACTTGGTGACCGTCCATGCGCAGTTGTAAAGTGGGTCGACGGCACGATTCTCGACACGATTTGGCAAGTCGGCTAA
- a CDS encoding HpcH/HpaI aldolase/citrate lyase family protein, with protein MTALETQPRSSEAGHWGKDVRSDAHVAFEVRDTGGVEVALESRVAPYYGDAIQEQARAVLEELGVKHARVSIHDEGALPFVIAARLEAAVRRAGAALGKRSLPAQHPLPQPSAKDRLRRSRLYLPGSEPKYYINASLHSPDAIILDLEDSVHRDEKDVARILVRNTLRAVDFGACERMVRINQLPLGLEDLADVIAESPDLILMPKCEDPQQVAEVDRMIGELKSRHGIIRPIWIMPILESALGIENAFPIAIASENVAALTIGLEDYTADMGVAKTPEGRESLYARSRVVNAARAAGVQAIDSVFSDVGDMDGLLRWGRASRALGFEGMGCIHPGQIRVVHEAFTPSASEIEKAQKIVAAFEDAQQKGLAVVSLGSKMIDPPVVQRALKLVERAKAMGAIS; from the coding sequence ATGACCGCACTCGAAACGCAGCCGCGATCCAGCGAAGCTGGTCACTGGGGTAAAGATGTCCGCTCCGACGCGCACGTGGCTTTTGAAGTGCGCGATACCGGTGGCGTGGAAGTTGCGCTTGAATCTCGCGTCGCTCCGTACTACGGCGATGCGATCCAGGAACAGGCGCGCGCAGTTCTCGAGGAACTTGGAGTCAAGCACGCGCGGGTTTCGATCCACGACGAAGGCGCACTGCCTTTTGTGATAGCCGCAAGACTGGAAGCGGCCGTCCGGCGTGCTGGAGCCGCGCTTGGCAAACGTTCCTTACCCGCGCAACACCCTTTGCCGCAGCCTTCCGCAAAAGATCGACTGCGGCGCTCGCGGCTTTATCTTCCCGGCTCCGAGCCGAAGTATTACATCAACGCGTCCCTGCACTCGCCCGACGCGATCATCCTCGACCTCGAAGATTCTGTTCACCGCGACGAAAAAGATGTTGCTCGCATTCTAGTGCGCAATACCCTGCGTGCCGTCGATTTCGGTGCGTGCGAACGCATGGTCCGCATCAACCAGTTGCCGCTCGGACTGGAAGATCTCGCCGATGTGATTGCTGAAAGCCCCGACTTGATCCTGATGCCGAAGTGCGAAGACCCGCAACAGGTGGCGGAAGTCGACCGCATGATCGGCGAACTGAAATCGCGCCACGGCATCATCCGGCCGATCTGGATCATGCCGATCCTGGAATCCGCGCTGGGGATTGAGAATGCGTTTCCTATCGCCATCGCGAGCGAGAATGTCGCCGCGCTGACGATCGGGCTTGAAGACTACACAGCAGACATGGGCGTGGCAAAGACTCCGGAAGGGCGCGAGTCGCTCTACGCACGGTCGCGTGTCGTCAACGCGGCGCGGGCGGCGGGAGTACAGGCCATTGACTCCGTCTTTTCCGATGTCGGCGATATGGACGGGTTGCTGCGTTGGGGACGCGCGTCGCGCGCCCTGGGATTCGAAGGTATGGGATGCATTCATCCCGGACAGATTCGAGTGGTGCACGAAGCGTTCACACCATCCGCGAGCGAGATCGAAAAGGCGCAGAAGATTGTCGCTGCATTTGAAGACGCGCAACAGAAAGGCCTGGCCGTGGTGAGTCTGGGGTCCAAGATGATTGATCCGCCAGTCGTGCAGCGGGCGTTGAAGCTGGTCGAGCGCGCCAAAGCGATGGGAGCGATCTCGTGA
- a CDS encoding isocitrate/isopropylmalate dehydrogenase family protein, whose product MAKYTVISMPGDGIGNQVLPEALRVLNAVGFDAEYIHADIGWDSWCAQGNALPERTMELLAKHKLGLFGAITSKPNKAAQAELKPELQGKGYVYYSPIVTMRQKFNLDTCMRPCVGFTGNPLNYIRKKTDGGFDEPLIDTTVFRQGTEGMYAGVEWTNPPDNVRAALNSHPRFKAFANVPGPELAVSCRIITRHAAERIVTAAFEYAKRRGFKGVTICEKPNVVRETSGMMEEVAKEVAARYPGIALWSTNIDAQLMWLNKNPEEYNVIVASNLFGDILSDAFAGLVGGLGFAASGNIGDDVAVFEPTHGSAPKYAELNPPIVNPIAMILSAAMMLDHVHEDQKANRIRQAIASVVKEGKVRTYDMMRLTGGSKAISQGAASTVQMTDAILKKL is encoded by the coding sequence ATGGCGAAATACACAGTTATCTCCATGCCGGGCGACGGCATTGGCAACCAGGTTCTGCCGGAAGCGCTGCGCGTTTTGAACGCGGTCGGCTTCGATGCCGAATACATTCACGCTGACATCGGCTGGGACAGTTGGTGCGCGCAAGGAAATGCGCTTCCAGAGCGCACGATGGAACTGCTCGCCAAGCACAAACTGGGCCTTTTTGGCGCGATCACTTCCAAACCCAACAAAGCCGCGCAGGCCGAATTGAAGCCGGAACTGCAAGGCAAAGGCTACGTGTATTACTCGCCGATTGTCACCATGCGGCAGAAGTTCAATCTCGATACCTGTATGCGTCCCTGCGTCGGCTTCACGGGCAATCCGCTGAATTACATACGCAAGAAGACAGACGGCGGATTCGACGAGCCCCTCATCGACACGACTGTGTTTCGACAAGGCACCGAAGGGATGTATGCCGGCGTCGAGTGGACCAACCCTCCCGACAACGTTCGCGCCGCACTCAACAGCCATCCAAGATTCAAGGCTTTCGCCAACGTTCCGGGACCGGAACTGGCCGTCAGTTGCCGCATCATCACTCGCCATGCCGCGGAACGCATCGTCACGGCAGCTTTTGAATATGCGAAGAGGCGCGGATTCAAGGGCGTGACCATCTGCGAGAAGCCGAACGTCGTCCGCGAGACTTCCGGCATGATGGAAGAAGTCGCCAAGGAAGTTGCCGCCAGGTATCCGGGGATCGCGCTCTGGTCCACCAACATTGACGCGCAGTTAATGTGGCTGAACAAGAATCCGGAAGAGTACAACGTGATCGTGGCTTCGAACCTGTTCGGTGACATTCTCTCCGACGCATTCGCCGGACTCGTCGGCGGCCTCGGATTCGCGGCCTCCGGCAACATCGGCGATGATGTCGCCGTCTTCGAGCCCACGCATGGATCGGCTCCCAAGTATGCGGAACTGAATCCGCCAATCGTGAATCCGATTGCGATGATTCTCTCCGCAGCCATGATGCTCGATCACGTCCACGAAGATCAGAAAGCTAATCGCATTCGGCAGGCGATCGCATCGGTAGTGAAAGAAGGGAAAGTCCGAACTTACGATATGATGCGTCTGACGGGCGGATCGAAGGCCATCAGTCAGGGCGCGGCGTCCACGGTGCAGATGACGGACGCAATTTTGAAAAAACTCTAG
- the lysF gene encoding homoaconitase, whose amino-acid sequence MGQTITEKIAQTHMTEGPNRPLRAGDFLSIRPHRCMTHDNTSAVMSKFKGIGAKKLSNAQQMVFALDHDIQNQDESNQKKYRAIEAFAIEHGVDFYPAGSGIGHQIMVERGYVVPGAFVVASDSHSNMYGALGAIGTPIVRTDAAAVWATGEFWWQIPRSIQVVLEGTLPEGVTGKDVIITLCGLYNHDECLNAAVEFSGAGVASLSMDERFSISNMTTEWGPLVGWFPADAVTIKYLRGIHARLKSMGIERFSSRDIDNWEKNPPAPDPDANYAARIVLDLGQVTPHVSGPDSVQVMQSLAAMEKNKVAIQKAYLISCVNSRVEDLEAAAKVLRGKKIAAGVKFYLSAASQWVQAESVKSGAWQTLLDAGATPLPSGCGPCIGLGIGLLEPGEAGISATNRNFKGRMGSRDAKCYLASPEVVAASAVAGYICGPHQFGAGEPQRQYTELASKSGSAEKVEILAGFPQSVKGRLIFVPQDNVNTDAIYGKDYTYRDDMTPEMMAKVVMENYDPQFASRTQAGDVIVSQFNFGTGSSREQAVTCLKAKGIPLVIAASFSQTYLRNAFNNGFLCIEVPEFVNRLREQFAEEITAKEKTIVPGDNVDIDFTSSTITWRGAKFTFPALGSVPQSLVIAGGVENLVVKRLAV is encoded by the coding sequence ATGGGCCAGACCATCACTGAAAAGATCGCGCAGACCCACATGACCGAAGGGCCGAATCGTCCACTGCGCGCGGGGGACTTTCTCTCGATCCGCCCCCACCGTTGCATGACGCACGACAACACGTCGGCTGTGATGAGTAAGTTCAAAGGCATTGGCGCAAAGAAACTCAGCAACGCACAGCAGATGGTGTTCGCGCTCGATCACGACATCCAGAATCAGGACGAATCGAACCAGAAAAAATATCGCGCCATCGAAGCGTTCGCAATAGAGCACGGCGTGGATTTCTATCCCGCGGGTTCGGGCATCGGCCATCAGATCATGGTGGAGCGCGGATACGTGGTCCCCGGAGCTTTCGTAGTGGCGTCGGATTCCCATTCCAACATGTACGGAGCACTGGGCGCGATCGGAACCCCCATTGTCCGTACCGACGCTGCGGCCGTGTGGGCCACCGGCGAATTCTGGTGGCAGATTCCGCGCTCTATCCAGGTTGTTCTCGAAGGGACGCTTCCTGAGGGCGTCACCGGCAAAGACGTCATCATCACGCTGTGCGGACTCTACAACCACGACGAATGTTTGAACGCCGCGGTCGAGTTCTCCGGGGCGGGTGTGGCATCCCTTTCCATGGACGAGCGTTTTTCGATTTCCAACATGACCACCGAATGGGGGCCCCTGGTGGGATGGTTCCCTGCTGACGCGGTGACGATCAAGTATCTGCGCGGTATTCATGCACGCCTGAAATCAATGGGCATCGAGCGCTTCTCTTCCAGGGACATCGACAACTGGGAAAAGAATCCGCCTGCGCCAGATCCCGATGCCAACTACGCAGCCCGAATCGTTCTCGATCTTGGACAAGTTACCCCTCACGTCTCCGGTCCAGATTCTGTGCAAGTCATGCAATCGCTCGCCGCGATGGAGAAGAACAAAGTTGCGATCCAGAAGGCGTATCTGATTTCGTGTGTGAATTCGCGAGTGGAAGATCTGGAAGCGGCGGCCAAAGTTCTTCGCGGAAAGAAAATTGCGGCAGGCGTGAAATTCTATTTGTCCGCGGCGAGCCAGTGGGTACAGGCAGAGTCGGTGAAAAGCGGTGCGTGGCAAACGCTACTGGATGCCGGCGCCACTCCATTGCCTTCGGGATGCGGGCCATGCATCGGACTCGGCATTGGCCTGCTCGAGCCGGGCGAAGCTGGAATCTCCGCTACCAACCGCAACTTCAAAGGACGCATGGGATCGCGCGATGCGAAATGCTATCTCGCAAGCCCCGAGGTCGTAGCGGCATCCGCAGTCGCGGGGTACATTTGCGGTCCACATCAATTTGGCGCTGGTGAGCCGCAACGCCAATACACTGAACTCGCCAGCAAATCGGGCAGCGCAGAGAAAGTGGAAATACTGGCAGGCTTTCCCCAGAGCGTGAAAGGGCGGCTCATCTTTGTGCCGCAGGACAACGTCAATACCGACGCCATCTACGGCAAGGACTACACCTATCGCGACGATATGACTCCGGAGATGATGGCGAAAGTCGTCATGGAGAACTACGACCCTCAATTTGCATCCCGCACGCAAGCCGGAGACGTGATCGTCAGCCAATTCAATTTCGGCACCGGATCGAGCCGCGAACAAGCGGTAACGTGCCTGAAAGCGAAAGGCATTCCACTGGTGATCGCTGCCAGTTTTTCGCAAACTTATCTGCGCAACGCGTTTAACAATGGATTCCTGTGTATTGAAGTTCCTGAATTTGTGAACCGCTTACGCGAGCAGTTTGCGGAAGAAATCACAGCCAAGGAGAAAACAATTGTCCCTGGCGACAACGTTGACATTGATTTTACGAGCAGCACGATCACGTGGCGTGGCGCGAAATTTACTTTCCCGGCATTGGGGAGTGTCCCGCAGTCGCTAGTGATCGCGGGCGGAGTGGAGAATTTGGTAGTGAAGCGATTGGCTGTTTAG
- a CDS encoding DinB family protein, whose protein sequence is MSDLNQAIGTGLETRYKKLGNMLNDLAAPLTDEQFWARPFPFGNSFGHLVLHVTGNLNYYIGTQIAQTGYVRDRPREFSETARPPKAETLKKFDDAIAVVLKAIRSQAPEDWSKPYAAAGADARDRFDMVLQCATHLHHHMGQMIYLAFALKKKD, encoded by the coding sequence ATGTCAGACCTCAATCAAGCGATCGGCACTGGACTCGAAACCCGCTACAAGAAACTGGGGAACATGTTGAACGATCTGGCTGCTCCCTTGACCGACGAACAGTTCTGGGCCAGGCCTTTCCCATTCGGAAACAGTTTTGGCCATCTGGTGCTGCACGTCACGGGCAATTTGAACTACTACATCGGGACGCAGATCGCGCAGACCGGATATGTGCGCGACCGTCCTCGCGAGTTTTCTGAAACCGCGCGGCCACCTAAGGCAGAGACTCTGAAGAAGTTCGACGATGCGATTGCAGTTGTGCTCAAAGCGATTCGCAGCCAGGCTCCGGAAGATTGGTCGAAACCGTACGCCGCGGCTGGTGCCGATGCGCGCGATCGCTTCGACATGGTCTTGCAGTGTGCGACGCACCTGCATCACCACATGGGACAAATGATTTACCTGGCATTCGCGCTTAAGAAGAAAGATTGA
- a CDS encoding MmgE/PrpD family protein → MSTQTGSETITAKMSRWAASLEYKQLSQEAVYQAKRFLLDSVGCALGGYQQHDVVIALEVLDEIAGRGPATVIGTGKKIDAVSASLANALMIRCMDYNDIYWKQDPSHPSDIFPAAMACCERAKSDGKELIVGFVLGHEFEMRLCEAAFPGIRERGWHHATLTAFASPIVAGRALRLPWDKIQHAIGISASRHCTMGAVTAGKLTMMKNTVDPMATQSGVLAALLAEKGYSGPEHVIDGKEGLAHCYGPEWKLNLLTDGLGESWRITQCGMKFFPTEALTHAPISAVLDLVKSNDLHPDNVTKIQIRSLARAADILSDPSKYDPHTKETADHSLPYVIAAALAERQVTPAQFEMKKIMDPTIRAQLRKVEVVADPEIEKVFPALQRVIVNITTTDGRTFSKQLDYPKGDPRNPLSDAEIEEKFSALAEGVLSKGAQKKLVNAIWNLEKVASVSKLMAMMKADVKKKAVHTKAKTAKKKSKKRR, encoded by the coding sequence ATGTCCACCCAAACTGGAAGCGAAACCATTACCGCGAAGATGTCCCGTTGGGCTGCCTCGCTGGAATATAAGCAACTCTCGCAAGAGGCTGTGTATCAAGCGAAACGCTTTCTGCTTGATTCCGTTGGCTGCGCGCTGGGCGGATATCAGCAGCATGACGTGGTCATCGCGCTTGAAGTTCTGGACGAGATCGCTGGTCGCGGCCCCGCTACTGTGATCGGGACAGGCAAGAAGATCGATGCTGTGTCGGCGTCGCTCGCCAATGCGTTGATGATCCGCTGCATGGATTACAACGACATTTATTGGAAGCAGGACCCATCCCACCCGTCAGACATTTTCCCCGCCGCGATGGCCTGTTGCGAGCGCGCCAAAAGTGACGGTAAAGAACTCATTGTCGGATTTGTACTCGGCCACGAATTTGAAATGCGCCTCTGCGAAGCCGCCTTCCCGGGAATTCGCGAGCGAGGATGGCATCATGCGACTCTTACCGCATTTGCTTCGCCGATCGTCGCCGGACGCGCACTACGCTTGCCATGGGACAAAATTCAGCATGCGATCGGCATCTCGGCATCGCGTCACTGCACGATGGGCGCTGTGACTGCGGGCAAACTCACGATGATGAAAAATACCGTGGATCCGATGGCCACGCAGAGCGGAGTGCTCGCCGCGCTCCTCGCCGAGAAGGGATACAGCGGTCCGGAGCACGTGATCGACGGCAAGGAAGGCCTTGCTCACTGCTACGGTCCGGAATGGAAGCTGAACCTGCTTACGGATGGGCTGGGCGAATCCTGGCGCATCACGCAATGCGGAATGAAATTCTTCCCGACGGAAGCGCTGACGCACGCCCCGATCTCAGCAGTCCTCGATCTGGTGAAGAGCAACGACTTGCATCCGGACAATGTCACGAAGATCCAGATTCGGTCGCTGGCGCGTGCTGCCGACATTCTCTCGGATCCCAGTAAGTACGATCCTCACACCAAGGAAACCGCGGATCACTCGCTTCCTTACGTGATCGCGGCTGCGCTCGCCGAACGGCAGGTCACACCCGCGCAGTTTGAGATGAAGAAAATCATGGATCCGACGATCCGCGCGCAGTTGAGGAAAGTCGAAGTCGTCGCCGATCCTGAAATTGAAAAAGTCTTTCCCGCGCTGCAACGAGTTATCGTGAACATTACCACCACCGATGGCCGGACATTCTCAAAGCAACTTGACTATCCCAAGGGCGATCCCCGGAATCCGTTGAGCGACGCGGAGATCGAAGAGAAATTCTCGGCCCTGGCGGAAGGCGTGCTCTCCAAAGGTGCGCAGAAGAAGTTGGTCAATGCGATCTGGAATCTGGAGAAGGTAGCGTCTGTCTCGAAATTGATGGCGATGATGAAAGCAGACGTGAAGAAGAAAGCGGTCCACACCAAGGCAAAGACGGCGAAGAAGAAAAGCAAGAAGCGCCGTTAA
- a CDS encoding HDIG domain-containing protein: protein MRDAVERLWPEIQWIADTRLREQVTQTWIKALERSPLKPDDLNQIPFTLLVPNCPITFMEHKRCVVHIARDSAKAMTAFMGRALPINEDVVIAGAILADVGKLLEYEIGPDGKSRQSERGEALRHPFTGVALAMECGVADEVCHIIASHAAEGDLVKRTTEAFIVHHADFMAFLPFKNPKNVKVK from the coding sequence ATGCGCGATGCCGTCGAGCGTCTTTGGCCGGAAATTCAGTGGATTGCCGACACCCGGTTGCGCGAGCAAGTCACGCAAACCTGGATCAAAGCTCTCGAGCGCAGTCCTCTGAAGCCCGATGACCTGAATCAGATTCCCTTCACGCTGCTCGTACCGAATTGTCCGATCACATTCATGGAACATAAGCGCTGCGTCGTCCACATTGCGCGCGATAGTGCAAAGGCAATGACCGCCTTCATGGGAAGAGCCCTGCCGATTAACGAGGACGTCGTGATTGCTGGAGCGATCCTCGCTGACGTTGGAAAGTTGCTGGAGTATGAAATCGGCCCCGACGGCAAGAGTCGCCAGAGTGAACGCGGCGAGGCGCTGCGGCATCCGTTTACCGGCGTCGCGCTCGCGATGGAATGCGGCGTCGCCGACGAAGTGTGCCATATCATCGCGTCCCATGCCGCCGAAGGGGATCTCGTGAAGCGCACGACGGAAGCGTTCATCGTGCACCACGCTGACTTTATGGCCTTCTTACCATTTAAGAATCCTAAGAATGTAAAGGTGAAGTAA